One genomic segment of Brassica napus cultivar Da-Ae chromosome A3, Da-Ae, whole genome shotgun sequence includes these proteins:
- the LOC125606862 gene encoding 3-isopropylmalate dehydratase small subunit 1-like: MAASSLQSLNPTFSQTLASPNTSPSFRSPFLRFNSSFTPKPLSTRSSSSLIARSAAEPQERKTFHGLCYVVGDNIDTDQIIPAEFLTLVPSNPDEYEKLGSYALIGLPASYKDRFVQPGEMKTKYSIIIGGENFGCGSSREHAPVCLGAAGAKAVVAQSYARIFFRNSVATGEVYPLDSEVRVCDECKTGDVATVELREGDSVLINHTTGKEYKLKPIGDAGPVIDAGGIFAYARKAGMIPSAAA; this comes from the coding sequence ATGGCGGCTTCTTCTCTGcaatccctaaaccctacatTCTCCCAAACCCTAGCTTCTCCCAACACCTCTCCCTCCTTCCGATCCCCCTTCCTCAGATTCAACTCCTCCTTCACTCCCAAACCCCTCTCCActcgctcctcctcctccctcaTCGCACGCTCCGCCGCCGAGCCGCAGGAGAGAAAGACCTTCCACGGCCTCTGCTACGTCGTCGGCGACAACATCGACACGGACCAGATCATCCCCGCGGAGTTCCTCACCCTCGTCCCTTCCAACCCCGACGAGTACGAGAAGCTCGGCTCCTACGCGCTGATCGGGCTCCCGGCCTCCTACAAGGACCGATTCGTGCAGCCCGGGGAGATGAAGACGAAGTACTCGATCATCATCGGCGGGGAGAACTTCGGGTGCGGGTCGTCTCGGGAGCACGCGCCGGTGTGCCTGGGGGCGGCGGGGGCGAAGGCGGTGGTGGCGCAGTCGTACGCGAGGATATTTTTCAGGAACTCGGTGGCGACGGGGGAGGTTTATCCGCTGGATTCGGAGGTTAGGGTTTGCGATGAGTGTAAGACGGGGGACGTGGCGACGGTGGAGCTGAGGGAAGGGGATAGTGTTTTGATTAATCATACCACTGGGAAAGAGTATAAGCTGAAGCCTATTGGTGACGCTGGGCCTGTGATTGATGCTGGTGGGATCTTTGCTTATGCTAGGAAGGCTGGGATGATTCCTTCTGCTGCtgcttga
- the LOC111215606 gene encoding ras-related protein RABA5c, translating to MSDDEGGEEYLFKIVIIGDSAVGKSNLLTRYARNEFNPNSKATIGVEFQTQSMVIDGKEVKAQIWDTAGQERFRAVTSAYYRGAVGALVVYDITRSSTFENVGRWLDELNTHSDTTVAKMLIGNKCDLESIRAVSVEEGKGLAESQGLFFMETSALGSTNVKTAFEMVIREIYSNISRKQLNSDSYKEELTVNRVSLVKSENEGTKTFSCCSS from the exons ATGTCTGACGACGAGGGAGGTGAAGAGTACCTCTTCAAGATCGTCATCATCGGAGACTCCGCCGTCGGCAAATCCAATCTCCTCACCCGCTACGCTCGCAACGAGTTCAACCCCAACTCAAAAGCCACCATAGGCGTCGAGTTTCAGACACAGAGCATGGTCATCGACGGCAAGGAGGTCAAAGCTCAGATATGGGATACCGCCGGTCAAGAACGCTTCCGCGCCGTCACTTCCGCTTATTACCGTGGCGCTGTCGGGGCACTCGTCGTCTACGACATCACTCGCAGCTCCACGTTCGAGAACGTTGGTCGCTGGCTCGATGAACTCAACA CTCACTCTGATACAACAGTAGCGAAGATGCTTATTGGTAACAAGTGTGATCTCGAGAGCATTAGAGCAGTGAGTGTTGAGGAAGGTAAAGGTCTTGCGGAGTCTCAAGGTTTGTTTTTCATGGAGACATCAGCGCTTGGCTCGACCAATGTGAAGACGGCTTTTGAGATGGTTATCCGTGAGATCTATAGTAACATCAGTAGGAAGCAGCTTAACTCTGATTCTTACAAAGAGGAACTAACTGTGAATCGGGTTAGTTTGGTCAAGAGCGAGAACGAAGGGACAAAGACGTTTAGTTGCTGTTCGAGTTAA
- the LOC111215607 gene encoding pirin-like protein 2: MRAEINKANTLRGLVAFGFIRNFTSMSSSSQSFVSRSVIKNVFAKLQREGDGAVVRRGISRSEQKLLDPFLMLDEFSVSPPAGFPDHPHRGFETVTYVLEGGITHQDFKGHKGTIYAGDVQWMTAGRGIIHSEMPEEEVNKGLQLWINLSSNEKMIEPNYQELSSSDIPKADQNGVQVKVIAGESMGIQSPVYTRTPTMFLDFTLHPGAQFHQKVPESWNAFAYVLESGEGGAVFGSSNSSPVSAHNVVVFGQGNDGVSVWNKSSSKKLRFVLIAGEPIGEPVVQYGPFVMNTQAEIDMTIEDYHYSKNGFEMAKYWKSQ, translated from the exons ATGAGAGCTGAGATAAACAAAGCAAATACGCTTCGAGGTTTGGTTGCATTCGGGTTCATCAGAAACTTCACAtccatgtcttcttcttcccaaaGTTTCGTGTCAAGATCTGTAATCAAGAACGTCTTCGCCAAGCTTCAGAGAGAAGGCGATGGAGCCGTCGTTAGACGTGGCATTTCCAG GAGTGAGCAGAAGCTGTTGGATCCTTTCTTGATGCTAGATGAATTCTCCG TTTCACCTCCAGCTGGATTCCCAGATCATCCTCACAGAG GTTTTGAAACTGTTACATACGTACTAGAG GGAGGGATTACTCATCAAGATTTCAAAGGCCATAAGGGTACAATATATGCCGGTGATGTTCAG tggATGACTGCAGGAAGAGGAATCATTCACTCTGAAATGCCTGAGGAAGAAGTTAACAAAGGTTTACAGCTTTGGATCAATCTTTCCTCCAACGAGAAAAT GATAGAGCCAAATTACCAAGAACTGTCGAGTTCAGACATACCAAAAGCAGACCAAAACGGTGTCCAAGTCAAAGTCATAGCAGGAGAATCAATGGGTATCCAATCCCCTGTTTACACAAGAACACCAACAATGTTTCTCGACTTCACTCTCCATCCAGGAGCTCAGTTCCACCAGAAGGTTCCGGAATCTTGGAACGCGTTTGCTTACGTTCTAgaaagcggagaaggcggagcTGTTTTCGGCTCATCAAACTCCTCTCCTGTTTCAGCGCACAACGTTGTGGTGTTTGGACAAGGAAATGACGGTGTTAGCGTGTGGAACAAGTCATCTTCCAAGAAGTTGCGGTTTGTATTAATTGCTGGAGAACCGATAGGTGAACCGGTGGTTCAGTACGGTCCGTTTGTGATGAATACACAAGCTGAGATTGATatgacgattgaagattatcaCTATAGTAAGAATGGCTTTGAAATGGCAAAGTATTGGAAGTCACAATGA
- the LOC106387930 gene encoding putative lipid-binding protein AIR1B produces the protein MAAKTSTILTIFLVVNLLFLNFIPLVVAENTCPRDQLKLSTCANILNLINLNLGAPAMRPCCSVLLGLIDLDIALCFCSALKLSILGITTNTPIHLNLALNACGGTLPDGFRCPT, from the coding sequence ATGGCTGCAAAGACCTCAACCATACTTACTATATTCCTTGTAGTCAATCTTCTCTTCCTCAACTTCATTCCCCTGGTTGTGGCAGAAAATACTTGTCCAAGAGACCAGCTCAAACTTTCAACTTGCGCAAATATTCTCAACCTCATCAACTTGAATCTTGGCGCACCGGCTATGAGACCTTGTTGCTCTGTTCTCTTAGGTCTAATCGATCTTGATATTGCGCTTTGCTTCTGTAGCGCGCTTAAGCTCAGCATTCTCGGCATCACCACCAACACTCCCATTCACCTTAACTTGGCCCTCAACGCCTGTGGAGGAACACTTCCCGATGGATTTCGTTGCCCAACATAG